In Nostoc sp. UHCC 0926, a single genomic region encodes these proteins:
- a CDS encoding SDR family oxidoreductase: MSFIDEINPVYALIVGANRGIGLGFVKKLLEDDRITKVYATYRQPESASDLIALAGEHSQRLICLEMDITDELQIVEAVQKIHTQVDKLHLVVNCVGLLHEDTLQPEKSLRQINSENLLRYFQINSVGAVLLAKHLLPLFRHGERSVLATISAKLGSIGDNQLGGWYGYRASKAALNMLMRTAAIEYKRSCPKALIVTLHPGTTDTRLSRPFQRNVPAEQLFSVERTVTQLLAVIEQLQEGDSGQFFSWNGSRLPW; encoded by the coding sequence ATGTCTTTTATCGATGAAATTAATCCTGTCTATGCATTGATTGTGGGAGCAAACCGAGGTATTGGTTTGGGTTTTGTGAAAAAATTGCTAGAAGATGACAGAATAACCAAAGTTTATGCAACTTATCGTCAACCGGAATCAGCCTCCGATTTAATAGCTCTTGCAGGCGAACATTCTCAGCGATTAATTTGTTTGGAGATGGATATTACTGACGAGTTACAGATTGTTGAAGCTGTTCAAAAAATACATACTCAAGTTGACAAACTGCATTTGGTAGTCAACTGTGTAGGACTGCTGCATGAAGATACTTTACAACCTGAAAAAAGCTTAAGACAGATCAATTCAGAAAATTTGCTGCGCTACTTTCAGATAAATAGTGTTGGTGCTGTCTTGCTGGCTAAACATCTATTGCCTCTGTTTCGTCATGGAGAACGCAGTGTGTTAGCCACTATTTCTGCTAAATTGGGCAGTATTGGCGATAACCAACTTGGTGGATGGTATGGCTATCGCGCTTCTAAAGCAGCACTCAATATGTTGATGCGAACTGCGGCAATTGAGTATAAAAGAAGTTGTCCTAAAGCATTAATAGTGACATTGCATCCTGGTACAACTGATACGCGTCTTTCCCGTCCTTTCCAGAGAAATGTACCTGCGGAACAATTATTTTCAGTAGAACGGACTGTTACCCAATTATTGGCTGTGATCGAACAGCTTCAAGAAGGCGATAGTGGACAGTTTTTCTCATGGAATGGGAGCAGATTGCCTTGGTAA
- the mnmE gene encoding tRNA uridine-5-carboxymethylaminomethyl(34) synthesis GTPase MnmE has translation MSEVFATTGTIAAIATAVVPQQGSVGIVRVSGSQAMALAQTLFHSPGGQVWETHRILYGYIRHPQTQQLVDEALLLIMKAPRSYTREDVVEFHCHGGIMAVQQVLQLCLENGARLAQPGEFTLRAFLNGRLDLTQAEGIADLVGARSPQAAQTALAGLQGKLAHPIRQLRANCLDILAEIEARIDFEEDLTPLDDKVIISEIEKIAAEITRLLETKDKGELLRTGLKVAIVGRPNVGKSSLLNAWSQSDRAIVTDLPGTTRDVVESQLVVGGIPVQVLDTAGIRETTDQVEKIGVERSRRAANAADLVLLTIDASDGWTQGDREIYEQVQHRPLILVINKIDLVEESERETLQSKIQVAMSAHQRCDLKSIIATAAAQNQGIDTLETAILEIVKIGKVQAADMDLAINQRQAASLIQAQISLEQVQITIAQQLPLDFWTIDLRGAIQALGEITGEEVTESVLDRIFSKFCIGK, from the coding sequence ATGTCAGAAGTTTTTGCCACTACTGGAACCATCGCTGCGATCGCTACAGCTGTTGTCCCCCAACAGGGTAGCGTTGGTATTGTGCGGGTATCCGGTTCCCAAGCAATGGCTCTAGCCCAAACTCTCTTTCATTCACCAGGAGGGCAAGTTTGGGAAACTCACCGGATTCTCTACGGTTACATTCGCCATCCCCAGACGCAACAACTGGTGGATGAAGCCTTATTGCTGATTATGAAAGCACCCCGTTCTTACACCCGTGAAGATGTGGTGGAATTCCATTGCCACGGGGGAATAATGGCAGTGCAGCAGGTATTGCAACTGTGTTTGGAAAATGGCGCAAGACTTGCCCAACCGGGAGAATTTACTCTCCGCGCCTTTTTGAATGGACGATTGGATCTGACGCAAGCCGAAGGTATTGCTGATTTAGTGGGAGCGCGATCGCCTCAAGCTGCCCAAACTGCCTTAGCTGGTTTACAGGGAAAATTAGCTCATCCGATCCGGCAGTTACGCGCTAACTGTTTGGATATTTTGGCAGAAATCGAAGCTAGAATCGATTTTGAGGAAGACCTGACTCCGCTGGATGATAAAGTCATAATATCAGAAATCGAGAAAATTGCCGCAGAAATAACTAGATTATTGGAAACCAAAGACAAAGGTGAGTTGCTACGCACAGGTTTAAAAGTGGCAATTGTTGGGCGTCCAAATGTGGGTAAGTCCAGCTTATTGAATGCTTGGAGCCAGAGCGATCGCGCGATTGTGACTGATTTACCCGGTACAACCCGTGATGTGGTGGAATCTCAGTTAGTTGTCGGGGGAATTCCCGTACAAGTGCTAGATACAGCGGGGATTAGGGAAACAACAGACCAAGTGGAAAAAATTGGTGTCGAGCGATCGCGTCGTGCTGCCAATGCAGCTGATTTAGTCTTGCTTACCATCGATGCTTCAGATGGGTGGACACAAGGCGATCGAGAAATTTACGAACAGGTACAACACCGTCCGTTGATTCTAGTTATTAACAAAATCGATTTAGTAGAAGAAAGCGAAAGAGAAACTCTTCAATCCAAAATTCAAGTTGCGATGTCAGCGCACCAAAGATGCGACCTAAAATCTATAATTGCCACAGCAGCAGCCCAAAATCAAGGAATTGATACTTTAGAAACAGCAATTTTAGAGATAGTTAAAATAGGAAAAGTCCAAGCGGCTGATATGGATTTAGCGATTAATCAAAGGCAAGCAGCAAGCTTAATTCAAGCTCAAATATCTTTGGAACAGGTACAAATAACAATTGCCCAGCAATTACCTCTTGATTTCTGGACAATTGACTTACGGGGTGCGATTCAAGCACTAGGAGAAATTACCGGAGAAGAAGTTACAGAATCAGTTTTAGATAGAATTTTTAGCAAGTTTTGTATTGGTAAGTAA